From the Leptospira licerasiae serovar Varillal str. VAR 010 genome, one window contains:
- a CDS encoding CsgG/HfaB family protein gives MKIRIFLLALILLLGSCMSSGEVRKKAKDPNAGVATIASELRYQFLASLKAQGGKLPARLAILNIINEDGTNSQLGRLITDRLGKELFDPKTFQLLERDRLNRVVGEQDFQASGLVLNDQIVSIGKLSGAEYLALGQLVFQDQEFLLNIRIVSLGGVICATADIVFDSDNETYSKYKESVK, from the coding sequence ATGAAAATACGGATCTTCCTATTGGCTCTTATATTATTATTGGGTTCATGCATGTCTTCCGGAGAAGTTAGAAAGAAAGCGAAGGATCCGAATGCGGGAGTGGCAACGATTGCCTCCGAGCTAAGATATCAATTTTTGGCTTCTCTTAAAGCGCAAGGAGGCAAACTTCCTGCAAGACTTGCAATCTTGAATATAATCAACGAAGATGGGACCAATTCACAATTAGGAAGACTGATTACCGATCGGCTCGGAAAAGAATTATTCGACCCAAAAACGTTCCAATTATTGGAAAGAGATAGGTTGAACCGGGTCGTAGGGGAACAGGACTTCCAAGCAAGTGGGCTTGTGCTAAACGATCAGATTGTTTCCATAGGAAAACTTTCCGGAGCGGAGTATCTTGCCCTAGGACAGTTGGTCTTCCAGGATCAGGAGTTTTTGCTGAATATCAGGATCGTTTCTTTGGGTGGAGTGATCTGCGCCACTGCGGATATAGTCTTCGATTCAGATAACGAGACGTATTCTAAATATAAGGAATCCGTTAAATAA
- a CDS encoding 7TM diverse intracellular signaling domain-containing protein, whose product MRKKIKTRSIIFSSFLLMIFFSFQIWGEAQVYEKKDRFFLEEKMDGVSLLPYLSVYQDETGKKSFKEVLKIFDQGGSEKIFQNSLGYSKSAIWVRLRTENQTNKVVDWVLEIDYALLDFVDLYAGRTSDYAINYSGDLREFGTRPIEHRNFAYPFSDEPGSKREIYFRIASSSSILLPFLAFSKNEFIEHTSTEQLALGLYYGSMLIMVVYNLFLLFSTKDKSYLYYVVYILTYILFQFTLNGLSFQYLWRSSVLWGNYSLPFSIFTVLLAAGAFSRSFLNASEYTPKTARLYYLLFALSFGGMISTLFIWEYRTAIMSSLVLMFFTLGFLISNGVQCLLAGRREAKYFLFAWSSFLFFSFLFGLKSFGILPNNFFTLWGIQVGSVMEVSLLSLGLADRIKRLSDQLKQRVEELGNIRNYAEESEAKYRSLFEVEEDFLFSLDQNWNILAANRSVSKHIGFKPQEVIGKNFMELIYKAGELQDAYKKLYVLEKLEELASEGKPVRFLGEFLQKYLREPKELQVQFQILEYEGQREILGRAYEPDQDLMSRYVDDEKTVYSANNYLQNAELLSQRMTANLHRFADPGSIIAMRNCLREMIINAIEHGNLNISFEEKTRAMSEGNYFRFVQERQKDPYYKSKKVKVEYSLSRDRIGVRITDEGKGFNHARLQKSSMEKLNSEGITHGRGLTLTLATFDLVKFNSTGNQVTLVKYF is encoded by the coding sequence ATGCGAAAGAAAATCAAGACTCGATCTATAATCTTCTCTAGTTTTCTTTTGATGATCTTCTTCTCTTTTCAGATATGGGGAGAAGCTCAGGTCTATGAAAAAAAGGATCGTTTCTTCTTAGAGGAGAAGATGGATGGTGTGTCTCTTCTCCCTTATCTTTCCGTTTACCAAGACGAGACTGGCAAAAAATCTTTTAAAGAAGTATTAAAAATTTTCGACCAGGGAGGCTCTGAAAAGATCTTCCAAAACAGTTTAGGATATTCTAAATCCGCAATTTGGGTCCGTCTTCGTACGGAAAATCAAACTAACAAAGTTGTAGATTGGGTCTTAGAAATTGATTATGCTCTTTTGGATTTTGTGGATCTGTATGCCGGAAGGACTTCCGATTATGCGATCAATTATTCCGGAGATCTTAGGGAATTCGGCACTCGTCCGATCGAACATCGGAATTTTGCGTATCCATTTTCGGATGAGCCTGGTTCCAAAAGAGAGATCTATTTTAGGATCGCTAGCTCCAGTTCCATTTTATTACCTTTTCTGGCTTTTTCTAAAAACGAATTTATAGAACATACTTCCACCGAGCAACTTGCCTTAGGACTATATTACGGTTCCATGTTGATCATGGTGGTTTATAATCTTTTTTTATTATTTTCCACCAAGGACAAAAGTTATCTATATTACGTTGTTTATATATTAACTTATATACTTTTCCAATTTACATTGAACGGGCTTTCTTTTCAATATTTATGGAGAAGTTCCGTTTTATGGGGAAACTACAGTCTGCCTTTCTCTATCTTTACCGTGCTTCTGGCAGCAGGCGCATTCAGCAGATCATTTTTGAACGCTTCCGAATATACTCCTAAAACCGCCAGACTATATTATCTACTTTTTGCTCTCAGTTTCGGGGGAATGATCTCCACATTATTCATTTGGGAATATAGGACTGCGATCATGAGTAGCCTAGTTCTCATGTTCTTCACTCTAGGATTTTTGATCTCCAACGGTGTACAATGTTTATTGGCGGGAAGAAGGGAGGCAAAATACTTTCTATTCGCTTGGTCGTCCTTTCTATTCTTTAGTTTTCTATTCGGCTTAAAATCGTTCGGAATACTTCCGAATAACTTTTTTACCTTATGGGGAATACAAGTCGGTTCGGTGATGGAAGTGAGTCTTCTATCTTTGGGTCTCGCAGATAGGATCAAAAGATTGTCCGATCAATTGAAACAAAGAGTCGAAGAACTCGGAAATATTCGAAACTACGCGGAAGAATCCGAAGCAAAGTATAGAAGTTTATTCGAAGTAGAGGAGGACTTTTTATTTTCCTTGGATCAGAACTGGAATATACTCGCTGCGAATAGATCCGTATCCAAACATATAGGCTTCAAACCGCAAGAAGTGATCGGCAAAAACTTTATGGAGCTGATATACAAGGCGGGAGAATTACAAGACGCATATAAAAAATTATACGTATTGGAAAAACTGGAGGAACTTGCCTCCGAAGGAAAACCGGTCCGATTCCTTGGGGAATTTTTACAAAAATATTTGAGAGAACCGAAAGAGTTACAGGTGCAATTTCAGATCTTGGAATACGAAGGACAAAGGGAAATTTTAGGCAGGGCCTACGAACCTGACCAAGACTTAATGTCCAGATATGTTGACGATGAGAAGACTGTCTATTCCGCGAATAATTACCTTCAGAATGCGGAACTTTTAAGCCAACGAATGACTGCAAATTTACATAGATTTGCGGATCCGGGTTCGATCATCGCAATGAGAAATTGTCTCCGAGAAATGATCATCAATGCGATAGAGCATGGAAATTTGAATATAAGCTTTGAAGAAAAGACAAGGGCAATGTCGGAAGGGAATTATTTCAGGTTCGTTCAAGAAAGGCAGAAGGATCCTTATTATAAATCCAAAAAAGTAAAAGTGGAATATTCTCTTTCCAGAGATAGGATCGGTGTCAGGATCACCGACGAGGGAAAAGGATTCAACCATGCCAGGTTACAAAAAAGTAGTATGGAAAAATTGAATTCGGAAGGGATCACTCATGGCCGAGGGCTTACTCTTACTTTGGCAACATTCGATCTGGTGAAATTCAATAGCACTGGAAATCAAGTCACATTAGTTAAATATTTTTAA
- a CDS encoding TraB/GumN family protein: protein MQTIASSEPIRTLELNGSQITILGTAHISQKSIDEVSRIIQEEKPDTVCVELCASRMRSVQDPDHWKKLDIFKVFKERKMWLLLSSLILSSFQKKLGYGNIRPGDEMRKAIEEGNKIHAKIVPVDREISTTLKRAWWNVGFWSRMMLFSTLVSSLIVKEEISPEKIEEMKSDDVLKDLFSQLPSRYQSVKNVIIDERDAYLAQRIRQQAAVGKKIFAVVGAGHLEGIVKHIIEDKDIDHLDIQPTKGFWDRIRPLLFPAIIISAFTALYWFGGKEEGQEFLIRWILVKGTLAAIGAIIALAHPVSILLAFIAAPIGNFNPIIKPGWVAALSESWFRKPLVEDFERLGEDTETFSGYWKNKVTRIFLVFMLPQIGSSIGTFIVSKQIFDKILKFVGAFF from the coding sequence TTGCAAACAATCGCCTCCTCAGAACCGATCCGCACCTTGGAATTAAACGGTTCCCAGATCACCATTTTGGGAACGGCTCATATTAGCCAAAAAAGTATAGATGAAGTTTCCAGAATTATCCAAGAAGAAAAACCGGACACGGTCTGTGTGGAACTTTGTGCTTCCAGAATGAGATCCGTTCAGGACCCGGATCATTGGAAAAAATTGGATATTTTCAAAGTGTTTAAGGAAAGAAAGATGTGGCTCCTTCTTTCCAGCCTGATCCTTTCTTCTTTCCAGAAAAAACTAGGCTACGGAAACATTCGTCCCGGGGACGAGATGAGAAAAGCGATCGAAGAAGGAAATAAGATCCACGCTAAGATCGTGCCGGTTGACCGTGAGATCTCCACCACTCTCAAAAGGGCATGGTGGAACGTCGGCTTCTGGAGTAGAATGATGTTATTCTCCACTTTGGTAAGTTCTCTTATCGTTAAGGAAGAGATCTCTCCCGAAAAAATAGAAGAGATGAAATCCGACGATGTACTCAAAGATCTATTCTCTCAACTTCCTTCCAGATACCAGTCGGTCAAAAATGTGATCATAGACGAAAGGGATGCATACTTAGCGCAAAGGATCAGACAACAAGCCGCAGTAGGTAAGAAAATTTTCGCAGTAGTCGGCGCAGGGCATTTAGAAGGTATCGTAAAACATATAATAGAGGACAAGGATATCGATCATTTGGATATCCAACCTACAAAAGGATTCTGGGACAGAATACGTCCTTTATTATTTCCCGCCATCATTATCTCCGCTTTTACCGCTTTGTATTGGTTTGGAGGAAAAGAAGAAGGTCAGGAATTTTTGATCAGGTGGATCTTGGTAAAAGGAACTCTTGCCGCGATCGGCGCGATCATCGCTCTTGCGCACCCAGTTTCCATTCTTCTCGCATTTATTGCGGCTCCAATCGGAAATTTTAATCCGATCATCAAACCTGGTTGGGTAGCTGCGTTATCCGAATCTTGGTTTAGAAAACCTTTGGTAGAGGATTTCGAAAGATTGGGAGAAGATACTGAAACTTTCAGCGGATATTGGAAGAATAAGGTAACTCGTATCTTTTTAGTATTTATGCTTCCTCAAATAGGAAGTAGCATTGGTACTTTTATAGTATCTAAACAGATTTTTGATAAAATATTGAAATTTGTAGGCGCTTTTTTCTAA
- a CDS encoding chemotaxis protein CheD: MLNKDVKIINVGIADIQGGQSPSMIRTTLGSCIGVVFYSPEKKVGAMAHIMLAKDPSGKDSSKNPHKYAETALPELVKRMAELGCNKGEYFARLFGGASMFKGMNSSFLQNIGDLNVSVAKEFLDKEKITLLVEDVGGHEGRTISLYLDDGRILLKKGGFEKYLYKVR, from the coding sequence ATGCTCAATAAAGACGTAAAAATTATAAACGTCGGGATCGCGGATATCCAAGGAGGCCAGTCTCCTTCTATGATCCGCACCACATTAGGTTCCTGTATCGGAGTCGTTTTTTATTCTCCGGAAAAAAAGGTAGGAGCTATGGCCCATATCATGCTGGCCAAAGATCCTTCCGGAAAAGATTCCTCCAAAAATCCCCATAAATACGCAGAAACTGCTCTTCCGGAATTGGTAAAAAGAATGGCGGAGTTAGGCTGTAATAAGGGAGAATATTTCGCTCGTCTATTCGGAGGAGCTTCCATGTTCAAGGGAATGAACTCCAGTTTCCTTCAGAACATCGGGGACTTGAATGTAAGTGTCGCAAAAGAATTTTTAGATAAAGAAAAAATAACGTTACTCGTAGAAGATGTCGGCGGCCATGAAGGCAGAACGATCAGTCTCTATTTGGATGATGGCAGGATCCTTTTAAAGAAGGGCGGATTCGAAAAGTACCTTTACAAGGTCAGGTAA
- a CDS encoding HDOD domain-containing protein, whose translation MKEKIDQLFENEAQLPKISSVVSKVMEMVGKPDVVIADLAKEISKDPGLTAAVIKLSNSAYFRPAKPVKTVQESLMTLGIKTVKEIILLNETKGILKKELKGYQVDGEANWLHSLIVAELAKRIAVQKKLKVDKDVVFTAGLLHNIGKVILADFFPTVLMQFRTELQTYEGPYTDLEAKFFGYTHQEAGAKLLAKWNFPEELIEVARYYAEPEKATQFPELVSVVHIANCIVLLGGMGIDIGGLKIPLSSKALQNVGVTEGDLQMYYTLLPEMAKHIEELISV comes from the coding sequence ATGAAAGAAAAGATAGATCAACTTTTTGAAAACGAGGCCCAGCTTCCTAAAATCTCCTCCGTAGTTAGTAAAGTAATGGAGATGGTAGGAAAACCGGATGTAGTCATAGCAGACCTTGCTAAGGAAATTTCCAAAGACCCTGGACTTACCGCTGCGGTTATAAAACTTTCCAATTCTGCATACTTTCGTCCTGCCAAACCGGTAAAAACCGTACAAGAGTCATTGATGACTCTCGGAATTAAGACCGTAAAAGAGATCATTCTACTGAACGAGACCAAAGGTATCCTAAAAAAAGAACTCAAAGGTTATCAAGTAGATGGAGAAGCTAATTGGCTTCATTCTTTGATCGTGGCAGAACTTGCTAAAAGAATCGCGGTCCAGAAAAAATTAAAAGTAGATAAGGACGTAGTGTTTACTGCCGGCCTACTTCATAATATAGGAAAAGTGATCCTTGCCGATTTTTTCCCAACCGTACTCATGCAATTCAGAACCGAATTACAAACCTATGAAGGACCTTATACTGATCTAGAGGCAAAGTTTTTCGGATACACTCACCAGGAAGCTGGAGCAAAACTTTTAGCTAAATGGAATTTTCCAGAGGAATTGATAGAAGTTGCCAGATATTATGCCGAGCCGGAAAAGGCCACTCAATTCCCCGAATTGGTTTCCGTCGTACATATCGCGAATTGTATCGTACTATTAGGCGGAATGGGAATTGACATAGGCGGTTTGAAAATTCCACTCTCTTCTAAAGCATTACAAAACGTAGGTGTGACAGAGGGAGATCTGCAAATGTACTACACTCTTTTACCGGAGATGGCTAAACATATCGAAGAGTTGATCTCGGTTTGA
- a CDS encoding shikimate kinase, with product MKNIALIGPRGVGKSKISRKLSKLTGKPVISTDMIAVYLTGGVSIPDFVKSNSGNWKPFRDLEFQILKQISGSQNLILDCGGGILFDQDGSGKEIVSERKTNILKEIAFVISLSRKSEYLVEKIQNDPTRPPLSSVLSYKTILESRLPQYRAHSDIQIALDERSTEEVCEEILRRSGWV from the coding sequence TTGAAAAACATAGCCTTGATCGGCCCTAGAGGTGTCGGAAAATCCAAAATCTCCCGTAAACTTTCCAAACTCACAGGCAAACCTGTAATCTCTACTGACATGATAGCTGTCTACCTGACAGGCGGAGTCTCCATCCCCGACTTCGTAAAATCGAATTCAGGAAATTGGAAACCTTTCCGCGACTTAGAATTCCAAATCCTAAAACAAATCTCAGGTTCTCAAAATCTGATCTTGGATTGTGGTGGCGGGATCTTATTCGATCAAGACGGATCGGGCAAGGAGATTGTAAGTGAAAGAAAGACAAATATACTAAAAGAAATCGCCTTTGTGATCTCTTTATCCAGAAAATCCGAATACTTGGTAGAGAAGATACAGAACGATCCGACTCGCCCTCCCTTAAGCTCCGTTCTCTCTTATAAAACGATTTTAGAATCCAGACTACCTCAATACAGGGCCCATTCGGATATCCAGATTGCCTTAGATGAACGCAGTACGGAAGAGGTTTGCGAGGAAATCCTACGCAGATCCGGCTGGGTCTAA
- a CDS encoding tyrosine-type recombinase/integrase, translating into MIDTEVPKKNKSSFEKLVKVIRQRNYKKATEYTYLRYNLDFLLFADKPAEKVVTKDIEKYIEYLRKKKVSSSTIQINISSLKMFFEEVLDMNVFEDFRRPAREYKTPKVLSQKEISLLLETASESPRSHLLCALAYYGGLRVGEIIRLKWGQFDLSKKTIKVDSPIPTQNRTVLMDGELQKILKKFEKEVGTEKSSYLFPGKYQGTHLTSRNVERLVGDLAKYAGIKAQVTLFTLRHSRAIHQLAEGKSLEDIREFLGHKSLATTESYLPIRKNLRPQVRQKHIQDALKEIKRKYKY; encoded by the coding sequence ATGATAGATACGGAGGTCCCGAAGAAGAATAAGTCTTCCTTCGAGAAACTAGTAAAGGTAATTCGGCAAAGGAATTATAAAAAGGCAACCGAATACACTTACCTAAGATATAATTTGGACTTTCTTTTGTTCGCGGACAAACCCGCGGAAAAAGTAGTTACAAAGGATATCGAGAAGTACATAGAATATCTGAGGAAGAAGAAGGTTTCCTCTTCCACGATCCAGATAAACATTAGCTCTTTAAAAATGTTTTTTGAAGAAGTTCTGGATATGAACGTATTCGAAGACTTCAGAAGACCTGCAAGGGAATATAAAACCCCAAAGGTTCTCAGCCAAAAAGAGATTTCACTCCTTTTGGAGACCGCATCCGAGTCTCCTAGATCGCATCTTCTCTGCGCATTAGCCTATTATGGCGGTTTAAGAGTAGGAGAGATCATTCGTTTGAAATGGGGACAATTCGATCTTTCTAAAAAGACGATCAAAGTGGACTCCCCCATCCCAACCCAAAATAGAACCGTTTTGATGGATGGGGAATTACAAAAGATCTTGAAAAAGTTCGAAAAGGAAGTCGGCACCGAAAAGTCCTCTTATTTGTTCCCGGGCAAATACCAAGGCACTCATTTGACTTCCAGGAATGTAGAACGTTTGGTCGGAGATCTAGCAAAGTATGCAGGGATCAAAGCGCAAGTAACCCTATTCACTCTCAGACATAGCAGAGCGATCCATCAGTTGGCGGAAGGGAAAAGTTTGGAAGACATAAGGGAATTTTTAGGTCATAAAAGCCTTGCGACCACGGAAAGTTATCTTCCGATCCGCAAGAACCTAAGACCTCAGGTCAGACAAAAACATATCCAAGACGCTTTAAAGGAAATTAAGAGGAAATACAAGTATTAA
- a CDS encoding MFS transporter codes for MKEKTLSNSTMAGYASAEVGITAVETMAQIYLLDFYVSTVGLKPSLFGLAMLIAILWDAISDPIMGYISDRTSFTNGRRRPYILFGGFLLGLGATFLFTPPELGSQTSKFLYLVIAYFFTNTFMTMIAVPHISLGGEISFTEGERNRIFGWRLFFANLGLLSGLLLPAIWISFGKDGFSSRSFSSASIWVVLCLVSYFSYAFTKGKDFPYKGSETTHRSAEGNVRSFLKSAAFILKNRYFLPLLLAFVVATAARTLNSSLGLLYYKERLLLEDSQVVIRILLPFVFFLTISIPLWIYLAKKFGKKRPAFWGSFLLGVLTIVVYPILPQGSYEAPLIAAFLGGIFAGSILLFDSLVADVVDYDELLTGEKREGAYFGFWKMATKIIRAIGFAFLGFLLEAIGYQAGAETQDPELGWRLTLLFGPVVGSLFVFASLIFTKMGLTSEVHAKIRELLSRKQNIQKRRSSGTPAG; via the coding sequence ATGAAAGAAAAGACACTTTCGAATAGTACCATGGCAGGTTACGCTTCCGCGGAAGTAGGCATCACTGCGGTGGAAACCATGGCCCAGATCTATCTTCTGGATTTCTACGTTTCTACAGTCGGATTAAAACCGTCTTTATTCGGTTTGGCAATGTTGATTGCGATCTTATGGGACGCGATCAGTGATCCTATTATGGGATATATTTCCGATCGAACTAGTTTTACGAACGGAAGAAGAAGGCCTTATATTTTATTCGGAGGATTTTTGCTTGGATTAGGCGCCACTTTTCTTTTCACTCCTCCGGAATTGGGATCCCAAACATCAAAGTTTTTGTATCTGGTAATTGCTTACTTTTTCACGAATACGTTTATGACCATGATCGCAGTTCCTCATATTAGTCTGGGCGGGGAGATCAGTTTTACGGAAGGTGAAAGAAATCGGATTTTCGGTTGGAGATTATTTTTTGCCAATTTAGGCCTTTTGTCGGGCTTACTTCTTCCTGCTATTTGGATCTCTTTTGGCAAAGATGGATTTAGCTCAAGGAGCTTTTCTTCGGCAAGTATTTGGGTCGTATTGTGTCTTGTATCATATTTTTCTTATGCTTTTACGAAAGGTAAAGATTTCCCTTATAAAGGATCCGAAACAACGCATAGATCTGCGGAAGGTAATGTTCGGTCTTTTTTAAAATCCGCAGCATTTATATTAAAAAATCGTTATTTTCTGCCCTTACTTCTGGCGTTCGTTGTCGCGACTGCCGCAAGGACCTTGAATTCCTCTTTAGGACTTTTGTATTATAAAGAAAGATTATTGCTTGAGGATTCACAAGTGGTGATACGTATTCTTCTTCCTTTCGTATTCTTTCTTACGATTTCCATTCCGCTTTGGATATACTTAGCAAAAAAATTTGGGAAAAAGCGTCCTGCGTTTTGGGGAAGTTTTTTACTTGGAGTTTTGACTATCGTTGTTTATCCGATACTGCCCCAAGGATCTTACGAGGCTCCTTTGATTGCGGCATTTTTAGGCGGAATATTTGCAGGGTCGATCCTACTTTTCGATTCGTTGGTGGCCGATGTTGTGGACTACGACGAACTTCTTACGGGAGAGAAAAGAGAAGGGGCCTATTTCGGATTTTGGAAAATGGCGACCAAGATCATAAGGGCAATCGGGTTTGCATTTTTAGGGTTTTTATTGGAAGCGATAGGATACCAAGCAGGTGCCGAGACTCAAGACCCCGAACTAGGCTGGAGATTAACTCTACTATTTGGACCGGTAGTAGGAAGTCTATTCGTCTTTGCTTCTTTGATCTTTACTAAAATGGGGCTCACTTCCGAGGTTCACGCAAAGATCCGAGAACTTCTATCAAGAAAACAGAATATTCAAAAAAGAAGAAGTTCCGGCACACCGGCCGGATAA
- a CDS encoding alanine racemase: protein MYRKGSNHGLLWIFAVALLLIVFIKPKDNGAAYTSYFKSLNAELKQHGPGKPIVLIDLDRLDSNLKLLKQKIKPPLSYRVVVKSLPSIDLLKYIVDATGSKRLMVFHSGDIVMLLNDPEFQKFDILLGKPMPIAALENIYSKTKKENFQNVQWLVDTSDRAKQYLEFAKQKELKLRLNLEIDIGLHRGGFSKPEGSLAVLELLHTNPKNLELSGYMGYEPHVASVPVIFGDKISAMESSLQNSLEKYSDFIKLGKEKFPNLFRKELVFNGGGSKTYSFYQKNPGVVNDVSLGSALVKPTDFDVESLEEHSPAVYIATPVLKQLEGTQIPFLESLSFLFPIWNPNQELTYFIYGGAFSAKKESPKGLEDNSLFGISTNQSILNGSRATSLEPDDHVFFRPTQSEKVMAEMGEIHLVRSGKLIGVWKTFIN from the coding sequence ATGTATAGAAAAGGGTCTAATCACGGATTACTTTGGATTTTTGCGGTCGCACTTTTACTCATCGTTTTTATAAAACCGAAAGATAACGGAGCTGCTTATACTTCTTATTTTAAAAGTTTGAATGCAGAGTTGAAACAACATGGTCCCGGAAAACCGATCGTGCTTATAGACTTAGATCGTTTGGATTCTAATCTAAAACTTTTGAAACAAAAGATCAAACCTCCTTTATCATATAGAGTGGTAGTAAAGTCTCTCCCTTCCATAGATCTACTCAAGTATATCGTAGATGCTACCGGTTCTAAAAGGCTGATGGTATTTCATTCCGGAGACATCGTTATGTTATTGAACGACCCGGAATTCCAAAAATTCGATATTCTTTTGGGAAAGCCGATGCCTATCGCCGCTTTGGAGAATATATACTCCAAGACCAAAAAAGAGAATTTTCAAAATGTACAATGGTTAGTGGATACTTCCGATCGTGCCAAACAATACTTAGAATTTGCAAAGCAGAAGGAGCTAAAATTAAGACTGAATTTAGAGATCGATATAGGATTGCATAGAGGTGGATTTTCTAAACCGGAGGGCTCTCTTGCCGTGTTGGAACTCCTACATACAAATCCTAAAAATCTAGAACTTTCCGGATATATGGGATACGAACCTCATGTCGCTTCCGTGCCGGTGATCTTTGGAGATAAGATTTCCGCTATGGAAAGTTCTCTTCAAAATTCCTTAGAGAAATATTCAGATTTCATAAAACTAGGAAAAGAAAAATTCCCGAATTTATTCCGAAAGGAATTGGTATTTAATGGAGGGGGAAGTAAAACATACAGTTTCTATCAAAAGAATCCGGGCGTAGTCAACGATGTGTCCTTGGGTTCTGCCTTGGTGAAACCAACCGACTTTGATGTGGAAAGTCTGGAAGAACATAGTCCTGCAGTATATATCGCAACACCTGTCTTAAAACAATTAGAAGGGACCCAAATCCCATTTTTGGAATCTTTATCCTTTCTATTCCCTATCTGGAATCCAAACCAAGAGCTAACTTATTTTATTTATGGAGGAGCTTTTTCCGCTAAAAAGGAATCTCCTAAAGGACTCGAAGACAATTCTTTATTCGGTATAAGCACCAACCAAAGTATATTAAACGGCTCTAGAGCTACGTCTTTAGAGCCTGACGATCATGTATTTTTCAGACCCACTCAAAGTGAAAAGGTAATGGCAGAGATGGGGGAGATCCATTTGGTCCGTTCCGGCAAATTGATAGGTGTCTGGAAAACTTTTATCAATTAA
- a CDS encoding trimeric intracellular cation channel family protein has protein sequence MDLSYFFNLAGVTVFAVSGALAAAEKKTYHADAFSVFFTGFITAIGGGTLRDITLGNYPVSWVSDSNVLWAIFLGFAITFIFPRFLIRMKTGIFFFDTVGIGIYTVIGTRISLLSGVNPFAAAILGMVSAVFGGVIRDTLINEVPMIFRREIYATACLAGAILYIVLDRYEVNGSLNTTVSALLVILVRMIAVRFNLSLPKFRLPE, from the coding sequence GTGGATCTATCTTATTTTTTCAATTTGGCCGGGGTTACCGTGTTCGCGGTGTCCGGAGCCTTGGCCGCTGCGGAAAAAAAGACCTACCATGCAGACGCATTTAGCGTATTTTTTACAGGATTTATCACTGCAATAGGCGGTGGAACGTTAAGAGATATCACTCTTGGAAACTATCCGGTCTCTTGGGTTTCCGATTCGAACGTTCTCTGGGCGATCTTTCTAGGTTTTGCGATCACATTTATATTTCCCAGATTCTTGATCCGAATGAAAACCGGGATCTTTTTTTTCGACACGGTCGGGATCGGGATCTATACGGTTATCGGAACCAGGATCTCTTTACTCAGCGGAGTAAATCCGTTTGCGGCCGCCATCTTAGGAATGGTATCCGCGGTATTCGGAGGAGTGATCCGAGATACTCTAATCAACGAAGTTCCGATGATTTTCCGAAGAGAAATTTATGCCACTGCATGTTTGGCAGGTGCGATCTTGTATATCGTATTGGACCGATATGAAGTGAACGGAAGTTTAAATACGACAGTTTCGGCTCTGCTCGTGATACTGGTCCGAATGATCGCAGTGCGATTTAATCTTTCTCTTCCTAAATTCCGTTTGCCGGAATAG